One genomic segment of Cottoperca gobio chromosome 21, fCotGob3.1, whole genome shotgun sequence includes these proteins:
- the crygs4 gene encoding crystallin, gamma S4: MEKIVFYEDRDFHGKSYECKGDSADLHGFIGRCNSVKVEVGWWVLYERNNHMGYQYVIGPGEYNDYRHWMGFNDCVRSCRIIKNLKGSYKLKLFDRPNFDGHCLEVTENTKSVQEKWLRHQVQSCKVLEGCWIFFEHPNFCGRQYLLEKGEYRHHSEWGAPKSTVSSIRIILEL, from the exons ATGGAGAAG ATCGTGTTTTACGAGGACCGGGACTTCCACGGGAAGTCCTACGAATGCAAAGGGGACTCCGCTGACCTGCACGGCTTCATCGGCCGATGCAACTCGGTCAAGGTGGAGGTCGGCTGGTGGGTTCTGTACGAGCGCAACAACCACATGGGCTACCAGTATGTCATTGGCCCCGGGGAGTACAATGACTACCGTCACTGGATGGGCTTCAATGACTGTGTCCGATCCTGCAGGATCATCAAAAAC CTCAAAGGGTCGTACAAGCTGAAGCTGTTTGACCGGCCAAACTTTGACGGCCATTGTTTGGAggtgacagaaaacacaaagtctGTCCAGGAGAAATGGCTCAGACATCAAGTCCAGTCCTGCAAGGTCCTGGAGGGCTGCTGGATCTTCTTTGAACATCCAAACTTCTGCGGGCGCCAGTACCTGCTGGAGAAAGGGGAGTACCGGCACCACTCCGAGTGGGGAGCTCCGAAATCTACCGTGAGCTCCATCAGAATAATTCTGGAGCTGTGA